One window from the genome of Oncorhynchus kisutch isolate 150728-3 linkage group LG21, Okis_V2, whole genome shotgun sequence encodes:
- the abcd4 gene encoding lysosomal cobalamin transporter ABCD4 isoform X3: MPPLARASGKGMKRPKLDWRFVQRFCSIQRVLFPSWSSQNVLMLGTLVGVTLTEQMIIYQVGVIPSQFYEALSDKDYGAFKNLAGLAFLLILLNSTLKSVDQYICSLMSVSWRKSLTESLHRAYFQGNVYYTLNVLREDIDNPDQRISQDTERLCKQMSTMVSRLIISPFTLVYYTYQCFYSTGWIGPVSIFGYFIVGTITNKILMGPIVSTLFEQEKLEGDFRFKHMQIRSNAESAAFYRAGKVEHMRTDRRLQTLLRCQKSLMNKELWLYIGVNTFDYLGGILSYIIISIPIFSGVYNNLSPGELSALISKNAFVCIYLISCFSQLIDLSTTLSDVAGYTHRIGELREVMDDILRTRCDYDPASGDSYDFDSDKVHSGPVDTAFILDCVSYKSPFSEQLLVEELSIKISQGSNLLVVGNTGTGKTSLLRVLNRLWEADSGYVQMTTCFGPRGILFLPQKPYLTDGTLREQVIYPLKEIYPVSGSVDDERIIQYLELAGVSSLLKRTGGLDEPVDWNW, encoded by the exons ATGCCACCACTTGCAAGGGCGAGTGGCAAAGGGATGAAAAG GCCCAAACTAGACTGGCGTTTTGTCCAGAGATTCTGCAGCATCCAGAGGGTTCTCTTCCCATCATGGTCCAGTCAGAACGTACTGATGTTGGGGACGTTGGTGGGAGTCACACTCACAG AACAGATGATCATTTACCAAGTGGGAGTCATCCCCAGTCAGTTCTATGAGGCCCTGTCTGACAAGGACTATGGTGCGTTCAAGAACCTCGCAGGGTTGGCCTTCCTGCTTATACTGCTCAACTCCACA tTGAAGAGTGTGGACCAGTATATCTGCAGTCTGATGTCTGTGAGTTGGAGGAAGTCTTTAACAGAGAGTCTACACAGAGCTTACTTCCAGGGGAACGTTTACTACACACTCAACGTGCTCAGAGAGGACATTGATAACCC agACCAGCGAATCAGTCAGGACACAGAGAGGTTATGTAAACAGATGAGCACCATGGTCAGCAGATTGATCATCTCTCCATTCACCTtggtctactacacctaccaATGTTTCTACAG CACTGGCTGGATCGGTCCTGTTAGTATCTTTGGCTACTTCATAGTGGGAACTATCACCAATAAAATCCTCATGGGGCCAATTGTGTCGACTCTGTTTGAACAGGAGAAACTGGAGGGAGACTTCAG GTTCAAGCACATGCAAATCCGGTCCAACGCAGAGTCTGCCGCTTTCTACAG AGCTGGCAAAGTGGAACAcatgaggacagacaggagactgcaGACGCTGCTGCGCTGCCAGAAGAGTCTGATGAACAAAGAACTCTGGCTGTAca ttgGAGTGAACACCTTTGACTACCTGGGTGGTATCCTCAGCTACATCATTATCTCCATCCCCATCTTTTCGGGTGTTTATAACAACCTCAGTCCAGGGGAGCTCAGTGCCCTCATCAGTAAG aatgCCTTTGTATGTATCTACTTGATAAGCTGCTTCAGTCAGCTAATAGACCTGTCCACCACTCTGTCAGACGTGGCTGGATACACCCACAG GATAGGAGAGCTGAGGGAAGTAATGGATGATATCTTGAGGACACGTTGTGACTACGACCCTGCATCAGGAGATTCCTACGACTTTGACAG tGACAAGGTCCACAGTGGTCCAGTAGATACAGCCTTCATCCTGGACTGTGTGTCCTACAAGAGTCCCTTCTCTGAGCAGCTGCTGGTTGAAGAGCTGAGTATCAAGATCAGCCAGGGCTCCAATCTGCTGGTGGTGGGAAATACAG GCACTGGGAAGACCTCCCTACTGAGGGTCCTGAACCGCCTGTGGGAGGCCGACAGCGGCTATGTCCAGATGACGACGTGTTTCGGTCCCAGGGGAATCCTCTTTCTGCCTCAGAAACCCTACCTGACAGACGGAACACTCAGAGAACAG GTGATCTACCCTCTGAAGGAGATCTACCCTGTATCAG GGTCAGTGGACGATGAGAGAATCATACAGTACCTGGAACTAGCTGGAGTG TCTAGTCTCctgaagaggacaggaggactgGATGAGCCTGTAGACTGGAACTGGTAA
- the abcd4 gene encoding lysosomal cobalamin transporter ABCD4 isoform X5, which produces MPPLARASGKGMKRRPKLDWRFVQRFCSIQRVLFPSWSSQNVLMLGTLVGVTLTEQMIIYQVGVIPSQFYEALSDKDYGAFKNLAGLAFLLILLNSTLKSVDQYICSLMSVSWRKSLTESLHRAYFQGNVYYTLNVLREDIDNPDQRISQDTERLCKQMSTMVSRLIISPFTLVYYTYQCFYSTGWIGPVSIFGYFIVGTITNKILMGPIVSTLFEQEKLEGDFRFKHMQIRSNAESAAFYRAGKVEHMRTDRRLQTLLRCQKSLMNKELWLYIGVNTFDYLGGILSYIIISIPIFSGVYNNLSPGELSALISKNAFVCIYLISCFSQLIDLSTTLSDVAGYTHRIGELREVMDDILRTRCDYDPASGDSYDFDSDKVHSGPVDTAFILDCVSYKSPFSEQLLVEELSIKISQGSNLLVVGNTGTGKTSLLRVLNRLWEADSGYVQMTTCFGPRGILFLPQKPYLTDGTLREQVIYPLKEIYPVSGSVDDERIIQYLELAGVSSLLKRTGGLDEPVDWNW; this is translated from the exons ATGCCACCACTTGCAAGGGCGAGTGGCAAAGGGATGAAAAG aAGGCCCAAACTAGACTGGCGTTTTGTCCAGAGATTCTGCAGCATCCAGAGGGTTCTCTTCCCATCATGGTCCAGTCAGAACGTACTGATGTTGGGGACGTTGGTGGGAGTCACACTCACAG AACAGATGATCATTTACCAAGTGGGAGTCATCCCCAGTCAGTTCTATGAGGCCCTGTCTGACAAGGACTATGGTGCGTTCAAGAACCTCGCAGGGTTGGCCTTCCTGCTTATACTGCTCAACTCCACA tTGAAGAGTGTGGACCAGTATATCTGCAGTCTGATGTCTGTGAGTTGGAGGAAGTCTTTAACAGAGAGTCTACACAGAGCTTACTTCCAGGGGAACGTTTACTACACACTCAACGTGCTCAGAGAGGACATTGATAACCC agACCAGCGAATCAGTCAGGACACAGAGAGGTTATGTAAACAGATGAGCACCATGGTCAGCAGATTGATCATCTCTCCATTCACCTtggtctactacacctaccaATGTTTCTACAG CACTGGCTGGATCGGTCCTGTTAGTATCTTTGGCTACTTCATAGTGGGAACTATCACCAATAAAATCCTCATGGGGCCAATTGTGTCGACTCTGTTTGAACAGGAGAAACTGGAGGGAGACTTCAG GTTCAAGCACATGCAAATCCGGTCCAACGCAGAGTCTGCCGCTTTCTACAG AGCTGGCAAAGTGGAACAcatgaggacagacaggagactgcaGACGCTGCTGCGCTGCCAGAAGAGTCTGATGAACAAAGAACTCTGGCTGTAca ttgGAGTGAACACCTTTGACTACCTGGGTGGTATCCTCAGCTACATCATTATCTCCATCCCCATCTTTTCGGGTGTTTATAACAACCTCAGTCCAGGGGAGCTCAGTGCCCTCATCAGTAAG aatgCCTTTGTATGTATCTACTTGATAAGCTGCTTCAGTCAGCTAATAGACCTGTCCACCACTCTGTCAGACGTGGCTGGATACACCCACAG GATAGGAGAGCTGAGGGAAGTAATGGATGATATCTTGAGGACACGTTGTGACTACGACCCTGCATCAGGAGATTCCTACGACTTTGACAG tGACAAGGTCCACAGTGGTCCAGTAGATACAGCCTTCATCCTGGACTGTGTGTCCTACAAGAGTCCCTTCTCTGAGCAGCTGCTGGTTGAAGAGCTGAGTATCAAGATCAGCCAGGGCTCCAATCTGCTGGTGGTGGGAAATACAG GCACTGGGAAGACCTCCCTACTGAGGGTCCTGAACCGCCTGTGGGAGGCCGACAGCGGCTATGTCCAGATGACGACGTGTTTCGGTCCCAGGGGAATCCTCTTTCTGCCTCAGAAACCCTACCTGACAGACGGAACACTCAGAGAACAG GTGATCTACCCTCTGAAGGAGATCTACCCTGTATCAG GGTCAGTGGACGATGAGAGAATCATACAGTACCTGGAACTAGCTGGAGTG TCTAGTCTCctgaagaggacaggaggactgGATGAGCCTGTAGACTGGAACTGGTAA
- the abcd4 gene encoding lysosomal cobalamin transporter ABCD4 isoform X1, with product MTISYLSACDLPLLITSPERQHGLFYTTFSPNSKLLTRRPKLDWRFVQRFCSIQRVLFPSWSSQNVLMLGTLVGVTLTEQMIIYQVGVIPSQFYEALSDKDYGAFKNLAGLAFLLILLNSTLKSVDQYICSLMSVSWRKSLTESLHRAYFQGNVYYTLNVLREDIDNPDQRISQDTERLCKQMSTMVSRLIISPFTLVYYTYQCFYSTGWIGPVSIFGYFIVGTITNKILMGPIVSTLFEQEKLEGDFRFKHMQIRSNAESAAFYRAGKVEHMRTDRRLQTLLRCQKSLMNKELWLYIGVNTFDYLGGILSYIIISIPIFSGVYNNLSPGELSALISKNAFVCIYLISCFSQLIDLSTTLSDVAGYTHRIGELREVMDDILRTRCDYDPASGDSYDFDSDKVHSGPVDTAFILDCVSYKSPFSEQLLVEELSIKISQGSNLLVVGNTGTGKTSLLRVLNRLWEADSGYVQMTTCFGPRGILFLPQKPYLTDGTLREQVIYPLKEIYPVSGSVDDERIIQYLELAGVSSLLKRTGGLDEPVDWNW from the exons aAGGCCCAAACTAGACTGGCGTTTTGTCCAGAGATTCTGCAGCATCCAGAGGGTTCTCTTCCCATCATGGTCCAGTCAGAACGTACTGATGTTGGGGACGTTGGTGGGAGTCACACTCACAG AACAGATGATCATTTACCAAGTGGGAGTCATCCCCAGTCAGTTCTATGAGGCCCTGTCTGACAAGGACTATGGTGCGTTCAAGAACCTCGCAGGGTTGGCCTTCCTGCTTATACTGCTCAACTCCACA tTGAAGAGTGTGGACCAGTATATCTGCAGTCTGATGTCTGTGAGTTGGAGGAAGTCTTTAACAGAGAGTCTACACAGAGCTTACTTCCAGGGGAACGTTTACTACACACTCAACGTGCTCAGAGAGGACATTGATAACCC agACCAGCGAATCAGTCAGGACACAGAGAGGTTATGTAAACAGATGAGCACCATGGTCAGCAGATTGATCATCTCTCCATTCACCTtggtctactacacctaccaATGTTTCTACAG CACTGGCTGGATCGGTCCTGTTAGTATCTTTGGCTACTTCATAGTGGGAACTATCACCAATAAAATCCTCATGGGGCCAATTGTGTCGACTCTGTTTGAACAGGAGAAACTGGAGGGAGACTTCAG GTTCAAGCACATGCAAATCCGGTCCAACGCAGAGTCTGCCGCTTTCTACAG AGCTGGCAAAGTGGAACAcatgaggacagacaggagactgcaGACGCTGCTGCGCTGCCAGAAGAGTCTGATGAACAAAGAACTCTGGCTGTAca ttgGAGTGAACACCTTTGACTACCTGGGTGGTATCCTCAGCTACATCATTATCTCCATCCCCATCTTTTCGGGTGTTTATAACAACCTCAGTCCAGGGGAGCTCAGTGCCCTCATCAGTAAG aatgCCTTTGTATGTATCTACTTGATAAGCTGCTTCAGTCAGCTAATAGACCTGTCCACCACTCTGTCAGACGTGGCTGGATACACCCACAG GATAGGAGAGCTGAGGGAAGTAATGGATGATATCTTGAGGACACGTTGTGACTACGACCCTGCATCAGGAGATTCCTACGACTTTGACAG tGACAAGGTCCACAGTGGTCCAGTAGATACAGCCTTCATCCTGGACTGTGTGTCCTACAAGAGTCCCTTCTCTGAGCAGCTGCTGGTTGAAGAGCTGAGTATCAAGATCAGCCAGGGCTCCAATCTGCTGGTGGTGGGAAATACAG GCACTGGGAAGACCTCCCTACTGAGGGTCCTGAACCGCCTGTGGGAGGCCGACAGCGGCTATGTCCAGATGACGACGTGTTTCGGTCCCAGGGGAATCCTCTTTCTGCCTCAGAAACCCTACCTGACAGACGGAACACTCAGAGAACAG GTGATCTACCCTCTGAAGGAGATCTACCCTGTATCAG GGTCAGTGGACGATGAGAGAATCATACAGTACCTGGAACTAGCTGGAGTG TCTAGTCTCctgaagaggacaggaggactgGATGAGCCTGTAGACTGGAACTGGTAA
- the abcd4 gene encoding lysosomal cobalamin transporter ABCD4 isoform X2 yields MTISYLSACDLPLLITSPERQHGLFYTTFSPNSKLLTRPKLDWRFVQRFCSIQRVLFPSWSSQNVLMLGTLVGVTLTEQMIIYQVGVIPSQFYEALSDKDYGAFKNLAGLAFLLILLNSTLKSVDQYICSLMSVSWRKSLTESLHRAYFQGNVYYTLNVLREDIDNPDQRISQDTERLCKQMSTMVSRLIISPFTLVYYTYQCFYSTGWIGPVSIFGYFIVGTITNKILMGPIVSTLFEQEKLEGDFRFKHMQIRSNAESAAFYRAGKVEHMRTDRRLQTLLRCQKSLMNKELWLYIGVNTFDYLGGILSYIIISIPIFSGVYNNLSPGELSALISKNAFVCIYLISCFSQLIDLSTTLSDVAGYTHRIGELREVMDDILRTRCDYDPASGDSYDFDSDKVHSGPVDTAFILDCVSYKSPFSEQLLVEELSIKISQGSNLLVVGNTGTGKTSLLRVLNRLWEADSGYVQMTTCFGPRGILFLPQKPYLTDGTLREQVIYPLKEIYPVSGSVDDERIIQYLELAGVSSLLKRTGGLDEPVDWNW; encoded by the exons GCCCAAACTAGACTGGCGTTTTGTCCAGAGATTCTGCAGCATCCAGAGGGTTCTCTTCCCATCATGGTCCAGTCAGAACGTACTGATGTTGGGGACGTTGGTGGGAGTCACACTCACAG AACAGATGATCATTTACCAAGTGGGAGTCATCCCCAGTCAGTTCTATGAGGCCCTGTCTGACAAGGACTATGGTGCGTTCAAGAACCTCGCAGGGTTGGCCTTCCTGCTTATACTGCTCAACTCCACA tTGAAGAGTGTGGACCAGTATATCTGCAGTCTGATGTCTGTGAGTTGGAGGAAGTCTTTAACAGAGAGTCTACACAGAGCTTACTTCCAGGGGAACGTTTACTACACACTCAACGTGCTCAGAGAGGACATTGATAACCC agACCAGCGAATCAGTCAGGACACAGAGAGGTTATGTAAACAGATGAGCACCATGGTCAGCAGATTGATCATCTCTCCATTCACCTtggtctactacacctaccaATGTTTCTACAG CACTGGCTGGATCGGTCCTGTTAGTATCTTTGGCTACTTCATAGTGGGAACTATCACCAATAAAATCCTCATGGGGCCAATTGTGTCGACTCTGTTTGAACAGGAGAAACTGGAGGGAGACTTCAG GTTCAAGCACATGCAAATCCGGTCCAACGCAGAGTCTGCCGCTTTCTACAG AGCTGGCAAAGTGGAACAcatgaggacagacaggagactgcaGACGCTGCTGCGCTGCCAGAAGAGTCTGATGAACAAAGAACTCTGGCTGTAca ttgGAGTGAACACCTTTGACTACCTGGGTGGTATCCTCAGCTACATCATTATCTCCATCCCCATCTTTTCGGGTGTTTATAACAACCTCAGTCCAGGGGAGCTCAGTGCCCTCATCAGTAAG aatgCCTTTGTATGTATCTACTTGATAAGCTGCTTCAGTCAGCTAATAGACCTGTCCACCACTCTGTCAGACGTGGCTGGATACACCCACAG GATAGGAGAGCTGAGGGAAGTAATGGATGATATCTTGAGGACACGTTGTGACTACGACCCTGCATCAGGAGATTCCTACGACTTTGACAG tGACAAGGTCCACAGTGGTCCAGTAGATACAGCCTTCATCCTGGACTGTGTGTCCTACAAGAGTCCCTTCTCTGAGCAGCTGCTGGTTGAAGAGCTGAGTATCAAGATCAGCCAGGGCTCCAATCTGCTGGTGGTGGGAAATACAG GCACTGGGAAGACCTCCCTACTGAGGGTCCTGAACCGCCTGTGGGAGGCCGACAGCGGCTATGTCCAGATGACGACGTGTTTCGGTCCCAGGGGAATCCTCTTTCTGCCTCAGAAACCCTACCTGACAGACGGAACACTCAGAGAACAG GTGATCTACCCTCTGAAGGAGATCTACCCTGTATCAG GGTCAGTGGACGATGAGAGAATCATACAGTACCTGGAACTAGCTGGAGTG TCTAGTCTCctgaagaggacaggaggactgGATGAGCCTGTAGACTGGAACTGGTAA
- the abcd4 gene encoding lysosomal cobalamin transporter ABCD4 isoform X4: MLGTLVGVTLTEQMIIYQVGVIPSQFYEALSDKDYGAFKNLAGLAFLLILLNSTLKSVDQYICSLMSVSWRKSLTESLHRAYFQGNVYYTLNVLREDIDNPDQRISQDTERLCKQMSTMVSRLIISPFTLVYYTYQCFYSTGWIGPVSIFGYFIVGTITNKILMGPIVSTLFEQEKLEGDFRFKHMQIRSNAESAAFYRAGKVEHMRTDRRLQTLLRCQKSLMNKELWLYIGVNTFDYLGGILSYIIISIPIFSGVYNNLSPGELSALISKNAFVCIYLISCFSQLIDLSTTLSDVAGYTHRIGELREVMDDILRTRCDYDPASGDSYDFDSDKVHSGPVDTAFILDCVSYKSPFSEQLLVEELSIKISQGSNLLVVGNTGTGKTSLLRVLNRLWEADSGYVQMTTCFGPRGILFLPQKPYLTDGTLREQVIYPLKEIYPVSGSVDDERIIQYLELAGVSSLLKRTGGLDEPVDWNW; this comes from the exons ATGTTGGGGACGTTGGTGGGAGTCACACTCACAG AACAGATGATCATTTACCAAGTGGGAGTCATCCCCAGTCAGTTCTATGAGGCCCTGTCTGACAAGGACTATGGTGCGTTCAAGAACCTCGCAGGGTTGGCCTTCCTGCTTATACTGCTCAACTCCACA tTGAAGAGTGTGGACCAGTATATCTGCAGTCTGATGTCTGTGAGTTGGAGGAAGTCTTTAACAGAGAGTCTACACAGAGCTTACTTCCAGGGGAACGTTTACTACACACTCAACGTGCTCAGAGAGGACATTGATAACCC agACCAGCGAATCAGTCAGGACACAGAGAGGTTATGTAAACAGATGAGCACCATGGTCAGCAGATTGATCATCTCTCCATTCACCTtggtctactacacctaccaATGTTTCTACAG CACTGGCTGGATCGGTCCTGTTAGTATCTTTGGCTACTTCATAGTGGGAACTATCACCAATAAAATCCTCATGGGGCCAATTGTGTCGACTCTGTTTGAACAGGAGAAACTGGAGGGAGACTTCAG GTTCAAGCACATGCAAATCCGGTCCAACGCAGAGTCTGCCGCTTTCTACAG AGCTGGCAAAGTGGAACAcatgaggacagacaggagactgcaGACGCTGCTGCGCTGCCAGAAGAGTCTGATGAACAAAGAACTCTGGCTGTAca ttgGAGTGAACACCTTTGACTACCTGGGTGGTATCCTCAGCTACATCATTATCTCCATCCCCATCTTTTCGGGTGTTTATAACAACCTCAGTCCAGGGGAGCTCAGTGCCCTCATCAGTAAG aatgCCTTTGTATGTATCTACTTGATAAGCTGCTTCAGTCAGCTAATAGACCTGTCCACCACTCTGTCAGACGTGGCTGGATACACCCACAG GATAGGAGAGCTGAGGGAAGTAATGGATGATATCTTGAGGACACGTTGTGACTACGACCCTGCATCAGGAGATTCCTACGACTTTGACAG tGACAAGGTCCACAGTGGTCCAGTAGATACAGCCTTCATCCTGGACTGTGTGTCCTACAAGAGTCCCTTCTCTGAGCAGCTGCTGGTTGAAGAGCTGAGTATCAAGATCAGCCAGGGCTCCAATCTGCTGGTGGTGGGAAATACAG GCACTGGGAAGACCTCCCTACTGAGGGTCCTGAACCGCCTGTGGGAGGCCGACAGCGGCTATGTCCAGATGACGACGTGTTTCGGTCCCAGGGGAATCCTCTTTCTGCCTCAGAAACCCTACCTGACAGACGGAACACTCAGAGAACAG GTGATCTACCCTCTGAAGGAGATCTACCCTGTATCAG GGTCAGTGGACGATGAGAGAATCATACAGTACCTGGAACTAGCTGGAGTG TCTAGTCTCctgaagaggacaggaggactgGATGAGCCTGTAGACTGGAACTGGTAA
- the abcd4 gene encoding lysosomal cobalamin transporter ABCD4 isoform X6 yields the protein MIIYQVGVIPSQFYEALSDKDYGAFKNLAGLAFLLILLNSTLKSVDQYICSLMSVSWRKSLTESLHRAYFQGNVYYTLNVLREDIDNPDQRISQDTERLCKQMSTMVSRLIISPFTLVYYTYQCFYSTGWIGPVSIFGYFIVGTITNKILMGPIVSTLFEQEKLEGDFRFKHMQIRSNAESAAFYRAGKVEHMRTDRRLQTLLRCQKSLMNKELWLYIGVNTFDYLGGILSYIIISIPIFSGVYNNLSPGELSALISKNAFVCIYLISCFSQLIDLSTTLSDVAGYTHRIGELREVMDDILRTRCDYDPASGDSYDFDSDKVHSGPVDTAFILDCVSYKSPFSEQLLVEELSIKISQGSNLLVVGNTGTGKTSLLRVLNRLWEADSGYVQMTTCFGPRGILFLPQKPYLTDGTLREQVIYPLKEIYPVSGSVDDERIIQYLELAGVSSLLKRTGGLDEPVDWNW from the exons ATGATCATTTACCAAGTGGGAGTCATCCCCAGTCAGTTCTATGAGGCCCTGTCTGACAAGGACTATGGTGCGTTCAAGAACCTCGCAGGGTTGGCCTTCCTGCTTATACTGCTCAACTCCACA tTGAAGAGTGTGGACCAGTATATCTGCAGTCTGATGTCTGTGAGTTGGAGGAAGTCTTTAACAGAGAGTCTACACAGAGCTTACTTCCAGGGGAACGTTTACTACACACTCAACGTGCTCAGAGAGGACATTGATAACCC agACCAGCGAATCAGTCAGGACACAGAGAGGTTATGTAAACAGATGAGCACCATGGTCAGCAGATTGATCATCTCTCCATTCACCTtggtctactacacctaccaATGTTTCTACAG CACTGGCTGGATCGGTCCTGTTAGTATCTTTGGCTACTTCATAGTGGGAACTATCACCAATAAAATCCTCATGGGGCCAATTGTGTCGACTCTGTTTGAACAGGAGAAACTGGAGGGAGACTTCAG GTTCAAGCACATGCAAATCCGGTCCAACGCAGAGTCTGCCGCTTTCTACAG AGCTGGCAAAGTGGAACAcatgaggacagacaggagactgcaGACGCTGCTGCGCTGCCAGAAGAGTCTGATGAACAAAGAACTCTGGCTGTAca ttgGAGTGAACACCTTTGACTACCTGGGTGGTATCCTCAGCTACATCATTATCTCCATCCCCATCTTTTCGGGTGTTTATAACAACCTCAGTCCAGGGGAGCTCAGTGCCCTCATCAGTAAG aatgCCTTTGTATGTATCTACTTGATAAGCTGCTTCAGTCAGCTAATAGACCTGTCCACCACTCTGTCAGACGTGGCTGGATACACCCACAG GATAGGAGAGCTGAGGGAAGTAATGGATGATATCTTGAGGACACGTTGTGACTACGACCCTGCATCAGGAGATTCCTACGACTTTGACAG tGACAAGGTCCACAGTGGTCCAGTAGATACAGCCTTCATCCTGGACTGTGTGTCCTACAAGAGTCCCTTCTCTGAGCAGCTGCTGGTTGAAGAGCTGAGTATCAAGATCAGCCAGGGCTCCAATCTGCTGGTGGTGGGAAATACAG GCACTGGGAAGACCTCCCTACTGAGGGTCCTGAACCGCCTGTGGGAGGCCGACAGCGGCTATGTCCAGATGACGACGTGTTTCGGTCCCAGGGGAATCCTCTTTCTGCCTCAGAAACCCTACCTGACAGACGGAACACTCAGAGAACAG GTGATCTACCCTCTGAAGGAGATCTACCCTGTATCAG GGTCAGTGGACGATGAGAGAATCATACAGTACCTGGAACTAGCTGGAGTG TCTAGTCTCctgaagaggacaggaggactgGATGAGCCTGTAGACTGGAACTGGTAA